A genomic segment from Pseudosulfitobacter sp. DSM 107133 encodes:
- a CDS encoding FCD domain-containing protein yields the protein MPFRPVAPEKLSSAVVRQIEMLILRGILRPGERLPSERELADRLGVSRPSLRDAISSLQDSGLLTARPGAGVFVADVLGSAFAPALTQLFARHDEAVFDYLSFRRDMEGLAAERAARLGSNTDLQVVQTIFDKMVAAHPARNSDAESALDAQFHMAIVEASHNVIMLHMMRSMYDLLRNGVFYNRQVMFKQRTTRSALLDQHRAINDAIQTRNPEAARSAVETHLDYVERALRDQQKAERNEDVARQRLDHETQG from the coding sequence ATGCCCTTTCGCCCAGTCGCCCCAGAAAAACTTTCCTCCGCCGTGGTGCGCCAGATCGAGATGCTGATCCTGCGCGGCATCCTGCGTCCCGGTGAACGCTTGCCCTCGGAACGCGAACTGGCCGACAGGCTGGGCGTGTCGCGCCCATCTCTGCGCGATGCAATCAGCAGCTTGCAGGACTCCGGGCTGCTGACGGCCCGCCCCGGTGCGGGGGTGTTTGTGGCCGACGTGCTGGGCTCCGCCTTTGCCCCTGCGCTGACGCAACTGTTTGCGCGCCATGACGAAGCGGTGTTTGATTACCTGTCGTTCCGCCGCGACATGGAGGGGCTGGCCGCCGAACGCGCTGCGCGGCTGGGGTCGAACACCGACCTTCAGGTGGTCCAAACCATTTTCGACAAGATGGTCGCCGCCCACCCTGCCCGCAACTCCGACGCAGAAAGCGCGCTGGATGCGCAGTTTCACATGGCCATCGTCGAGGCGTCACATAACGTCATCATGCTGCATATGATGCGTTCGATGTATGACCTGTTGCGCAATGGCGTGTTCTATAACCGTCAGGTGATGTTCAAACAGCGCACCACCCGCAGCGCCCTTTTGGACCAACACCGCGCCATCAACGACGCCATCCAGACACGCAACCCCGAGGCCGCACGCAGCGCCGTCGAGACGCATCTGGACTATGTCGAACGCGCCCTGCGCGACCAGCAAAAAGCCGAGCGTAACGAAGACGTGGCCCGCCAACGGCTGGATCACGAAACGCAGGGCTGA
- a CDS encoding metal-dependent hydrolase: MFVAHLPAGYLAVRCLRPDASRRVMIAVLAGSILPDIDLLWFYLVDARQHHHHAYLTHKPLLWALIAMLGWWRGSAAVLGVAAGAILHLILDSIAGQITWGWPVTDWAAPLVVVPATRDWWVASFLLHWTFAVEIVICALAAAVWFTSTKRP; encoded by the coding sequence ATGTTTGTGGCGCATTTACCTGCGGGCTATCTGGCAGTGCGCTGCCTGCGGCCTGACGCCTCTCGCAGGGTGATGATCGCCGTTCTGGCGGGATCGATTCTGCCCGACATAGACCTGTTGTGGTTCTATCTGGTGGATGCGCGTCAGCACCATCACCATGCCTACCTGACCCACAAACCCCTGCTATGGGCCCTGATCGCCATGCTGGGCTGGTGGCGTGGCAGCGCCGCTGTGCTTGGTGTCGCTGCCGGAGCCATACTGCACCTGATACTGGACAGCATCGCAGGGCAAATCACCTGGGGGTGGCCCGTAACAGATTGGGCTGCGCCCTTGGTCGTGGTGCCAGCAACCCGCGACTGGTGGGTGGCGTCGTTCCTGCTGCATTGGACCTTTGCGGTTGAGATTGTGATATGTGCGTTGGCCGCGGCGGTCTGGTTCACATCCACAAAGCGCCCCTAG